The DNA region ATGCGGTGGTGCTTGCCCTGCACCTCGTCGAGACGGTAACCGAGCGTCGCGAGGAAGTTGTCGTTGGCGGTGCGGATGGTGCCGTCGAGATCGAACTCGATCACCGCCTGCGCCTTGCTGATGGCTGCGAGCTGGCCTTCGAAGTCGGCGTTGCGGAGCTTGCTCGCCGTGATGTCGGTGGCGAACTTGACGACCTTGAACGGGCGGCCGTTGAGGTCGAAGATCGGGTTGTAGGAGGCCTGGATCCAGACTTCCTTCCCGCCCTTGCCGATGCGCTTGTACTCGGCGGCCTGGAACTTGCCGGCGCCGAGGTCGGCCCAGAACTGCTGATACTCGCGGCTCTGCGCGAACGCCGGCTCGACGAACATCCGGTGGTGCTTGCCCTGGATCTCGTCGAGGCGGTAGCCGAGCGTGGTGAGGAAGTTGTCGTTGGCGGTACGCACGGTGCCGTCGAGTTCGAACTCGATCACCGCCTGCGCCTTGCTGATGGCCGCGAGCTGGCCGGCATAGTCGGCGCTCTGCAGCTTGCTCTGGGTCGTGTCGGTGGCGTACTTGACGACCTTGAACGGCTTGCCGTCGGGTCCGATGATCGGGTTGTAGGAGGCCTGGATCCAGACTTCCTTGCCGTTCTTGCCGATCCGCTTGTACTCGGCGGCCTGGTACTTGCCGGCGCGCAGGTCCGACCAGAACTGCTGGTACTCACGACTGGCCGCGTAGGCGGGCTCAACGAACATGCGGTGGTGCTGCCCCTTGATCTCGTCGAGGCGGTAGCCGAGCGCATGCAGGAAGTTCTCGTTGGCGCTGATGATCGTGCCGTCCATCTCGAACTCGATCACGGCCTGGCTCTTGTCGAGCGCGGCCAGCTGTCCCCGCAGGGTCAGGAGTTCGAAGTCGGCGTCGTGTGTCTGGTCGGTCTGTTGTGAACTCAGGGCCAATGCGCCCCGGTTCCTCGGCGTTCCCATGGTGGGCTTCCTCCCCGCGCCTCCCGCCCTTCCCTGGCGAGGGACGCAACGTGGTTGGGATGAACGCCCGGGCGGCGGTCGGCGTCGTGCTGGCGCGCAGCTCGTGGCGCACTGCTGGACTTCAAGTCCGGTGCCAGCGCGTGCCGGCACCAATTCCTCCACAAAAGCCGCGAATCCGTCGCGGCGGCCTCGCGCGTCCTGCCCTTGGTTATGTGTGTGCGGCGTCCGACACGGTCGAGCGTCCGACAAGGCAAGGCATTTCAGAGCCCGATGGCGGTGCCACTGCCGGCCCGCTCGCGGAGCACGCCCTGCAGGTGCTGCTCCACGCGGCCGAACTCCGCGCACACGGCCTCGGCCATCGTCGCCAGCGTGGCGGCCGGCGCGCCACTGTGGCCGGCCTGTTCGAGCCGGCTGGCCAGTTCCTGCAGGTACGAGGCGCCCAGGTTGCCCGCGCTGCCCTTGACCGAGTGCGCCACGCGGGCCACCGGCCCGGCCTCGAGCGGCCGGCCGCGCAAGTCGCGCAGGCGCTCGGGCGTGTCGCGCAGGAACAGCGACACGAGTTCGACCACCAGGTCGGGCTCTCCCGGTTCCTGGAGCGAGGCGAGCATCTCGAGCACTTCGGCATCGACGGGAGGTGGCAGGGGCTGGGGCATGTCCATCGGGGTCGTCCTCGGGGCGGCGGCGGGTGCGGCCTGGGCTGTCGACGGCAGCCGGGGCGCGGGCACGGCGCGCAGCGTGGTCATGAAGCGGAGGTCCTGGGCCGGCGTCGCGTAGCACACCCGCATGCCGGGCGCGTCGCGATCTGCATCGCGGCCGATGCGGGCCACGACCGGGTCGCCGATCGACACCTCCTCCCCGCGCTGCCGGAGCGCGGTCTGGAGGCGGCTGCTGATGATCGTGGCCATCTCGCCCAGGGTGGCCGACACGTCCGCGTCGGTCACCACGTCGCCGGCCTGCAGGTACTGCGCGGTCATCCGCTCGCTCATGGCGCGCGGCGCGCAGATCAGGAACTCGAGGTCGCAATCCTCGCGGTCGAGCCGCAGCGCGACCCGCACGAGGTCGTCGCCGGGCGCGGGCGGCTGGCTGCTCGGCGTGGCGAGCACTTCGATGCCGAGCATCATCCCGAAGACCTGCTCGGTGGCCGAGATCATCTGCGGCCGCAGATCGGCCCGCGACGCAAGGGCGCGCTGCTCGGGAGGCTCCTCGACGACGAGCCGCGCGAACTGCTGCCGGAAGCTCTCGGCGACGAAGGTCCGCTGCAGCACGGCGTCGGCGTCGACGACCGGCTGGTTGACGTCGCCGGTCACCGCCGCGACGACGCGGACCGACGACAGTTCGGGCAGGCTGCGCAGCTTGCGCAGCAGCATCGGCGTGGCGATGGCCCCGAGGTCCTGCCCGACGATCACCAGCGACGGGCGCTGGTCGAGGCAGGTCCGCAACCCTTCGGCCCCGGCCGCCGCCTCGACGACGATGTAGTCACGCAGGCTCTCGCGGACCATGCGTCGGAAGTCGGCGTCGCCGTCGACGACCAGGACGCGCGAGCCCTTGGGCACGCCCGAGAGGCTGCGCGAGGGCTGGCCGGGCGACGCCTTGAGGCGCGCCAGGATCTCCTGGATGCGGTCGGCCACGTCCAGCGGCCGCAGCGGCTTGGCCAGGTAGGCCGAGATGCCGTGACGCACCAGTTGTCGCACCTTCGACTCGTCGCGAACCGACGAGAGCACGATGACCGGCAGGTGTCGCAGCGACGGCGTGCGCCTGATGGCCTCCAGCGTCTCGATGCCGTCCATGAGCGGCATCATCACGTCGAGCACGACGAAGTCCACCTGCTGCCGGCCCAGCAGGTCGAGCGCCTCGAGGCCGTTGGTGGCTTCACTGACGGTGCAACCGGCTTTCCTGCGCAGGATCCGGGACAGGAGCAGGCGCACGTTCGGCTGGTCGTCGACGATCAGGGCCTTCATGATGGCCCCCGCTCGTCGGATCGAGGCCGGGGGTGCGCGCAGGACGTCACATGTGCGGAATCGGCACGAGGCGTGGCAGCCTTCAACCCGGGACCGTCCCGACGGCGGGGCTCAGGACGCCGAGGCGCCAGCCGTCGTCGGCGCGTGGCGCGGCACCGGGCGCAGATAGGCCGTGAACCGGATGTCGCCCGCCGCGTTGTGGAAGCCGACGCCCGCCCAGGTGTCGGCCACGGCCAGCGTCTCGGCCAGCACCGACACCAACGGCAGGCCGATGGTCACCTCGTCGCCGCGGCCGCGCAGGGCGTTCTGGAGCCGTCCGCTGATGATGTTGGCCACCTCCTGCAGGGTCGATGCGACGTCCTCGTCGGTGACGACCTCGGCACCTTGCAGGAAGAGCGCCGTCATGCGCTCGCTCATCTCGCGGGCCGTCGCCACGCCGAACTCGAGGTCGCTGTCCTCGGCCGGCAGCGACAGCACCACGCAGGCGTGGTCGGCACCGGCGGCCGGCGGCGGCGGCTCGACGGCATCGGCGAAGACCTCGATGCCGAGCATCATCCCGAACACCTGCTCGGTCGCCGAGATCATCTGCGGGCGCAGTTCCGGGCGGGCCAGCAGCACCCGCTGCTCCGGCGAGCCGCCGGTGACCAGGCGGGCGAACTGCTTCTTGAACGCCTCGGGGACGAAGGTGCGCTGGATGATGGCGTCGGCATCGGCCAACGGGGCCTCGTTGCCGCGCGAGCCGGCGACCACCACGGGCACCGAGGCCAGGGTCGGCAGGCTGCGGAGCTTGCGCAGGAACAGCGGCGCCGGCACCGCGCCGAGATTCTGTCCGAGCAGGATGGCGGCGGGCCGACCGTCGAGGCAGGCCCGCAGGCCCTGCGCGCCGCCCTCCGCTTCGGCGATCACGTACTGGTGGCCGAGCGTCGACCGCACGAAGTGTCGGAAGTCGGCATCGCCGTCGACCACGAGGATCTGGGCGCCATCGGGCAGCCCGAGCAGCGTCCTCCCCTGCCCCTGCTGCGGCGCGTGCGTGCTCGCGCCGAGCGAGGCCACGAAGCGCTGCACGCGCGCCGACGCGTCCGAGGGACGGAGCGGCTTGGTCAGGTAGGCGCTGACGCCGAGCGACACCAGCTGGCGCACCTGCGCCTCGTCGCGCACCGCCGACAGCACCATGACGGGCAGGGTGCGCAGTTGCGGCGTGTTCCTGATCGCTTCGAGCGTCTCGATGCCGTCCATGATCGGCATCATGATGTCGATCACGACGAAATCGAAGTGGTGACGAGCCAGCAGGTCGAGGGCCTCGATGCCGTTGGTCGCCTCGGTGACCGCGCAATCGACCTCGCGCCTGAGGATGCGCGACAGGAGCAGGCGAACGGTCGGTTCGTCGTCAACGATCAGGGCTTTCACGGTGTGCGCGTCGGCGGCGTGGGGAGGTCGCGGCGCTCCGCGGGCGCCGGCCACGCGGCTCGAGGGTTACATTACCATCCTTCGATCCGACAGCGGCGGCTGGCGCGAGCGAGTGCGTCAGTGCCCGGGGCGCGTCGCCTCGGCCGGGTGCGCGGCCGGCGCGGACGCGTGCCCCTGAGGGGGCGCCGTCGTCGCGGCCGCATGCGCCTCCGGGGCGGCCGGCGAGGGATGTTCCGGCGCCACAGGCGCCTGGCCCGCGGCTTTCGCGATTCGCGGCACCTGGTCGTTCTGCACGACGATCGAGACCCGACGGTTGCGCGGGTTCAGGGGCTCCTCGGGGGTGCGCAGGATCGTGTCGGCGAATCCCCGGATCGCCTTCACGTGCCTCGGCGGCAGCCCTGCGTCCTCCATGATGCGGCGCGCCGCGTTGGCGCGGTCGGCCGACAGCTCCCAGTTCGTGTACGAGTGGTCCCTGCCGAACGGCTGCGCGTCGGTGTGCCCCTCGATGGCGATCGCCTGTGGCAGCTGCGCGAGTTCCCGGGCGATGATCTGGAGCACCTCGCGGGTCTCGGACTTCACCTGCGAACTGCCCGAGTCGAAGAAGGTGGAGGTGCCGCCCTCCTGCAGCTCGATGCGCAGGCCCTCGGCCGTGACCTTGATCTCGATCAGGTCCTCGAGGTTCTTGAAGCCGGGGATGGCCTTGATGTTCTCCTTGATCCGCTCCGCCGCGCGCTGCAGCGCCGCGGTCGCCGCCGCGACGTCGGGCGTCGCGCTGCTGCCCGCCCCGTTGCCGACGATGCCGGCGCCCGCGGCGATGGGCGACCTGCCGTGCTCGTACTCGAAGATGCCGGGATCCTGGAAGTAACCGGCCACCGCGTTCTTGACCGCAGGACTCTGGTTGACCAGCCACATCACCAGGAAGAACGCCATCATGGCCGTCACGAAGTCGGCGTAGGCGACCTTCCACGCCCCGCCGTGGTGGCCGCCATGGCCCCCCTTCTTCTTCTTGATGATGATGACGGGCGCGTGCTGGGCTGCCATCGTGCTGTCCTAGGCCGCGGCCGCGACGTCGGCCTTCTGTCCCTTGCAGGCCTGCTCGGTCTCGGTGAACGTGGGGCGGACGTCCTCGGGCAGCGTGCGTCGAGCGAACTCGACGGCGATCGCCGGCGGGAAGCCCTTGTAGACGGCCAGCAGGCCGGCCTTGATGCACGTGAGGTAGCGGCCTTCGGCCTCCACCTGGTGCTCCATCCCCACCGACATCGGCTGCACGAAGCCGTACGAGGCCAGGATGCCGAGGAAGGTACCGACCAGCGCCGCCGCGACGCTGTGGCCAATCTCCTCGGGCGGGCCGCCGATCTTCTGCATCGTGATGACGATGCCCAGCACGGCGGCGACGATGCCGAGCCCGGGCAGCGCGTCGGCCACCTTGCCGAGCGTCTGCGCCGGCTTGAGCGCCTCGTGGTGGTGCACCTCGAGGTCCTCGTCCATCAGCGACTCGAGGTCGTGCGGCGTGACGCCGCCGAGGATGATCACGCGCACCGAATCCGACAGGAACGACACCGCGTGGTGGTTGGCCAGGAACGTCGGGAACTTGCTGAAGATCGTGCTCTTCTCCGGCTCCTCGACATGGGCCTCGAGCGCCATGACGCCCGACTGCTGCGTCAGGCGATACAACTGGTACTGGAGCGCCAGGAGGTCGAGGTAGATGTCCTTGGTCGGCGGGGTCCGGAAGAACCCGCCGAATCGCGCCAGCAGGGCCTTGATGAGCGAGATCGGCGTGCCGATGACCAGCGCCCCGAGCGCCGCGCCGCCGATGATGATGAACTCGTTCAGCTGCCACAGCGCGCCGAGAACGCCGCCGTGCATGAGGAAGCCACCGGCGACCGAACCGAGCACGATCAGGGACCCGACGATGAGCAGCATGTCAGGAATCCTCTAGGCGACGTCGGCCGCGACCTCGCGGTCGAGCACGCGCAGCCAGCTGTGGACCAGGGCAGGGTCGACGGTCTGTCCCGCCAGCGCAACCAGTTCCGCGCAGGCCCGGATGCCGACGGCAGCCGGCTGCCCGGGCCACCATCCGTGACTGGCCAGGTCGAAGTCGCGCACGAGGCGGGCGATGCGGGCAGCCAGCGGGATCTCGTCGCCGTGCAGGCCGAGCGGCAGGCCGTCGCCGTCGAACCGCTCGCTCACCGCGAGGGCCGCCGGCGCCAGGTGCGCCAGGGCCGGCACGGCCTGCAGCAGATCGTGCGCCGCGCGCCGGCGCTGCCATTCCAGCCAGGGGTTGTCGGCGCGAGCCACCACGGCCAGCGCGCCGATGTCGGCAAGCAGCGCCACGTCGTGCGCGACCTGCGTGGCCTGGTCGTCGAGTTCGATCGCCTCGGCCAACAGGCGCGCCCACTCGGCCGTCCGTCGGGCGCGGGCGGCGAGCGCCCGGTCGCGGCGGGCCAGGGCCGACAGCAAGAGAGAGGTCGGGGCCACGCCGGCCGCCGCTGCGGCGGTCAACAGGCCTTGCACGTGGGTCAGGACCCCGGTCGGGTCGGCGGCGGCCGACGCGCGCGGCGAGTCGGGGGGCGGCGACACCAGGGAGAGCAACGAGGACGCGTCGAGAGAACCGTGCATGAGAGGCTCCGGAGAGCAGGACCGACCTGCCGCTCCGCACGGGCAATCGGCCCGAGCCGCGCCTCACTTCAATGGCTGGACCTTCCCGCCCCCCTGCCCCCCGCCGGTAGGGGTTCCGGCGGGCCACCACTACCGTTGGTTGGCGTGGCGACGGCTCAGGCCCGCGCGATCGGCATGCGCCACCCGGTGCCGAACGCGCGCGAGGTGACCTTGAGCACGGGCGCGGCCTGCTTGCGCTTGAACTCGGAGATCCGGACCAGGCGGAGCACCTGTCGCACCACCTCGCCGTCGAAGCCTTCCTCGACCAGCGCCGCGCCATCGAGGCACCGCTCGACGTGGCCCTCGAGAATGGCGTCGAGCACGTCGTACGGCGGCAGGCTGTCCTGATCGGTCTGGTTCGGCCGGAGCTCCGCCGACGGCGCCTTGGTGATCGTCGCCTCCGGAATGACGACGCCGCCGCGGTTCACCCAGCGCGCGACCCGGTAGACCAGCGTCTTGTAGACGTCGGCGATCACGGCCAGCGCCCCGTTCATGTCGCCGTACAGCGTGCAGTAGCCGGTCGCCAGTTCCGACTTGTTGCCGGTGGTGAGCAGCAGGGCGCCCGTCTTGTTGGACAGCGCCATCAGCAGGGCGCCGCGGATGCGCGCCTGCAGGTTCTCCTCGGTCACGTCCGGCGCCAGGCCGGCGAACGGTCCGGCCAGCACCCCGTCGTAGGCCGTCATGACCGGCGCGATCGGCAGCGTCTGCGTGCGGATGCCGAGCGTGGCGGCAAGGGTCTCGGCGTCGGCCACGCTGCCCTGGCTCGAGTACGGCGACGGCATCAGCACGCCGGTCACGTGCTCGCGTCCGAGGGCCTCGACGGCGATGACGGCCGTGAGCGCCGAGTCGATGCCTCCGGAGAGCCCCAGCAACGCGTCGCGGAACCCGCACTTGCGCGCGTAGTCGCGCACGCCGAGCACGAGCGCGGCGAACACCTCGGCCTCCACGGGCGTCTCGTCAGGGACGACCGCACGCACCGGCGAGGACGTGTCGACGATGACGGTGTCCTCGGCAAACGCCGCGCCACGGGCGACACAGGTGCCGTCGGGTGCGAAGGCCAGGGAGCGCCCGTCGAAGACGAGGTCGTCGTTGGCGCCGACCTGGTTGGCGTACAGCGCCCACACCCCGTACTTGCGCGCCAGGTGCGCCAGCAGCCGCTCCCGCTGCGCCAGCTTGCCCTGCGCGTACGGCGAGGCCGACATGTTGACCATGACCGGCGTCGCCAGGTCGCGCAGTGCCGCCACCGGGTCGCCGCCATAGCGACGCGTGGTCCAGACGTCGGGGTCGTTCCACACGTCCTCGCAGATGCTCACCGCGACGCGGCGCTCACCCACCGCGAGCGCCCCCACGGCGCGACCGGGCTCGAAATACCGGTCCTCGTCGAACACGTCGTAGGTGGGCAACAGCGTCTTGGCGAATGACTCCCCCACCGTGCCTGCCCGCAGGTGCACCGCAGCATTGAGCAGCGGCCGGCCGGCCTCGACGCCGGAGGGCACGGGCATCCCCAGCAGCACGCCCGGCGCGGTCGCGAGCGACGCGGCAAGGCGATCGGCGACCTCACGGCAGCGCGCCACGAAGCCCGGCATCAAGAGGAGATCGCGCGGTGGATAGCCGGTCAGTGCCATCTCGGGCGTCACGCACAGGTCGGCGCGGCTGCCGATGGCACGCACCGCCGCTTCGATGCGGGCGGCGTTGGCGTCGAGCGCCCCGACGGTGGGGTCGAGCTGGAGGAGCGCGATGCGCATGCGCGTCGCGATCTTAGCAGGGGGCCGCGCAGGCCGCCGCACCAAGCGAGGGCCTGTCGGCGGAACGCCGGCCGGGCGGCAGGAGAATCACTCCCCGGCGAAGACGCGACCGCTCGGGAGGTTCGAGGGGGCTGAACTGGCCGCGGCGCCGTTGGGCGATCCGGCGCGGCCGGGTTCCTCGGCCCGCGCGGTGCCCTCATTGAGGATGACGATGTCGACGCGCCGGTTGCGGGCGCGATCGGCCGGGGTGTCGTTGGGCACGCGAGGGTGGAACTCGCCGTACCCGGCCGCCGACAGGCGGGCTGGCAGGACGCCGACCTGCTCGACCAGGAACGTGACCACCGAGGTGGCGCGTGCCGTCGAGAGCTCCCAGTTCGACCGGAACCGACCGCCCTGGATCGGGACGTCGTCGGTATGCCCCTCGACGCGGAGCTTCGTGTCGGGGTCGCTGCCGATGGTGGCCGCCAGCCCGGCCAGGATCTCGCGCGCCTCGGGCGCGAGATCCGCGCTCCCGGTCGGGAAGCTGCCGGCCTCGCGCAGCGACACCACGATGCCCCGCCTGTCGATCTCGACGTCCACGGCCGTGCCCGCGAGACGCTCCCTGATGATCTGCGCCAGTCGTCGCTCCCGCTCCTCCGGGGAGGGGACGGCCCGCGTCTTGCCATCGGCCTTGCGCGCCGGCGCCGTGTCGGGCGACGGCACCGCGAGGCCACGCGAGTCGAAGGCTTCGTTCATCGACTCCACCATGGACGACAGCTTCCTGGCGTCGACGGTGGAGATGGCGTACATCGTCGTGAAGAACGCAAACAGCAGGGTGATGAAGTCGGCGTAGGAGACCAGCCAACGCTCGTGACTCGGTGCGTGCGCGACGCGCTTGCGGCGCCCGCGCCGGTCGGCCGTCACGCGGCCCTCCGCCTCGCCCCCGCCGGAGCTGCGGCTTCATCGGCGGCGAGCAGGCCGCGCAGCTTCTGGTCGATCATCCGCGGGTTCTGGCCTTCCTGGATCGCGAGCACGCCTTCGAGGATCACCTCGCGGCGCCGCGCCCGGCGCTGCGCCCGCCCGCGCAGCTTGGCCGCGATCGGCAACAGGATCAGGTTGGCCGATCCGACGCCGTAGACCGTGGCCACGAACGCCACGGCGATGCCGGCGCCGAGCTTGCTCGGATCGCTGAGGTTCTCCATCACGTGGATGAGCCCGAGCACCGCGCCGAGGATGCCGACCGTCGGAGCGTATCCGCCGGCCGCCTCGTACACACGCGCCGGACCTTCCTCGAACTCCTCGCGCCCGTCGTTCTCGGCTTCGAGCATGGCGCGGAGCGTCGTGGGGTTGGTGCCATCCACCGCCAGGCGCAGTCCGCGGCGCATGAAGGGATCGGGGATCGAGTCCAGTTCGTCCTCGAGCGAGAGGATGCCGTCCTTGCGGGCCTTGATCGCCAGGCGACCGATCACGTCGAGCACCTGGGTGGCCGGCGGGAGGTCGTCGACGAACACGTCGCGAAGGCTGCGCCAGGCCTGCTTCACGTCACGCAGCGGATGGCTGAGCAGGACGGCGCCGAGCGTGCCGCCGAAGACGATGAGCGCGGCCGCGCCCTGCAGCAGCGAGGCGAGCTTCCCGCCCTCGGCCACGTGTCCGCCGACGATCATCGCCACGCCGAGTGGCAGCCCGATCAGCGACAGCGAATCCCAGGCGCGAGCGGGGGTCCTGGTGGCCACGCGCTACTCCACGGCGCGGAGCGCCGTGACCTCCCCACGACGCTCCCGCACCGGCGGCGCCAGCAACCCGCGCTTGTACTCCTGGACCCGCGCGACGATGTCGTCGGGCGCATCACGGACGAGCAGCTTCTCGCCGTTGGCGAGCGCGATGACGGTGTCGGGGTTGAACTCGATCCACGTGATCTGGTCGATGTTCACCAGCAACGCCGTGCCATCGAGGCGAGTGACGCGGATCATGCGACCTCCGGGGCGGGCAGGCGGCGCGCCGCCGCGATGACCCGCGACAGCGGCGCCGCACGCGGGTCGAGGCCGTCGGCCCACAGGGCATCGGCGAGGCAGCGGGCGAATGCGAGGTCGGCGGGCGTGTCCACGGTGAGATGGAGGTCGGGCGCCCGGAGCGCGGGCGGCGCGGACGGGACCGTGCGCACGACGCCCTCGGCCCGGCGGACCCACGGCGTCACGTGCTCGCGATCGTAGGGCGTCGAGGCCTCGCGCTGCGCCTGCAGCAGGATGTCGCGACGCACGCCTTCCACGGCCGTCCCCACAGGCAGGCCCTCCTCGACGCCGTAATCGGCACCGTCGGCGAGCGCCTTGAGGATGCGCGCGGGCGCCTCGGAGTCCACGAACGGGTTGTCGGCGGTGGCCCTGAGGACGATCTCGGCGTCGGGATGGGCCTGCGCCACCAGCGCATAGCGCGCCAGCACGTCGTCTTCCGGCCCGGCGAAGGCCTGCGCGCCGAGCCGCTCGGCAGCCGCGACCACCTCCCGGTCCTCCGGACGCGTCGTGGTGGCGACGACCACGGGACCGACCGCGGCCGCACGCAGCCGGGTGACGCAGTACTCGAGCAGCGGCCAGCGACCGATCGGGGCCAGCACCTTGCCGGGCAGCCGGTGCGACCCGAGCCGCGCCTGCAGGACGACCAGCGCCGTCACGCGTTCCCTCCGGCCAGGCTGCGCATCCTCGGCGCGAGCACTTCGGCGTCGGCGTCGGTGAGGAAGAGCGAGGCCTCGTGGCTGCTCATCCGCAGGCCGTCGGTGAACTCGCCGATGCACGGGCGAAGTGCCTCACGGCGCCCCGCCCGGATCGTCCACTCCGCGAAGTCGGCGCCCGCCGCGAGGGTCAACTGGATGCCGCCGCTGAACCGCGGGTTGATCTCGAAGATGATCGGCGTGCCGTCGACGACCCGGCACTGCACGTTGACGGCGCCGCGGAACTCGAGCACCTCGGCACACCGGACCGCCAGGTCCATCAGGACGGGACTCTTCACGGTGCGGCCGCGATCGCTCACGCCCGACCTGATCACCAGGCGCTGGCGAGGCACGACCGAGATCGGCCGGCCCTGAAGGTCGCAGAACATGTCGATCGTGTACTCCGGACCGTCGAGGTACTGCTGCACGACGGGGTCCTCGACGTACTCGAGGAAGAAGTCGAGGTGTGCCGGCGTCAGGGCCGGGAACGCGCCGACGCTGCCACGACCGCGCCGCGGCTTGACGAACAAGGGTGGCGGCAGGCCGCGCGCCCGCACCTCGTCGGGCGTCCACGTGTCGGCCACGGGGATGCCATGCGACTGCAGGTGCCTGGCCGTGCGCAGCTTGTCTCGGCAGATGTGCGCCGTCGCGGCACTCGGTGCCATGACCACGACGCCGGCGCGCGCGAAGCGGTCAGCGGCCTGCGCGATGATCCCGAGTTCGTCGTCGATGGTCGGCACGAGCACGCCCACGTCGTGGGCGACGCACACGTCCAGCAGCGCGTCCACGTAGTCGGGCGCGTCGCTGCGCGGGACCGCGGCGGCCAGGTCGGCGACGTGCACGGCCGGCGAGAACGGGTCGATGTCGGTGGCGATGACGCGCCCGCGCGGCGTCAGCCGCCCCTGCGCCTGCTGCAGCGCGCGGACGAGCGCGACGCGACGCGACGCCGCCGTCACCAGCACGTCAGGCCGGATCACGGTGGCCTCCTCCGTCGGAGTGCGGGCCGAGATCCGCGGGCTCGAACGCGGCACCCGCGGCAATGGCGCGCGGGGCACGCGCGCCGATGAGGGCGCGGGCGTACTCGGCGCCGAGCGCGCCCTGCGGTCGCAGGGCCGCGACGTCGGCCGCCTCGATGCGCGCCCCGGCCGCGATCGCCCGGCGCGCATACAGCCCACGCCGGCTGGGGACGATGTTGGCGACCTCGGCCGGCATCGGGGCGCGGCGCCCCTCGCCCGTCGCGGCGTGCGCCCGCGCGAGACGGTCGACGATGTCCCGCAGCTGTTCGGGCGAGGACGACACGGGTGCGTCGATCGCATCGGTGCCCGGCAGGTGGACGTGACGCTCGTACAACGTCGCCCCCTGCGCGTAGGCCAGCAACGCCGCGTCGCCGCCCATCCCGTGGTCGCTCAGGCCGGTGGGCAGCTTGTACTCGCCCGCCAGCGTGCCCACCGCACGCAGGTTCTGCTGCGCATCAGGCGTCGGGTACGCCGACACGCAGTGCAACAGCGCGAGCGACCGGGCTCCGGACCCGACCGCCCAGTCGATGGCGTTCCAGACGTCGCCCTCGTTGCTCATGCCGGTCGACAGCACCACCGGACGTCCGGTCCTGGCCACCTGCTCGATGAGCATCACGTGGGTCAGATCCCCGCTGGCCACCTTGAACGCGTCGATGCCGAGACCATCGAGCATCTCGACCGACCGGCTGTCGAAGGCGGTGGCGATGACAGCCAGCTGCCGATCGCGGGCGTGCTGGACCAGGTCCGCATAGGCCTCGTCGGCCAGTTCGAAGCGGCCGAAGAAGGCACGCAGCGAGGCCGCCTGGACGTGCACCGGCGCTGGCGCGTCGGCCACCAGCAGCTCGTCGGCATCGAAGACCTGCAGCTTGACCGCCCAGGCGCCGGCATCGGCACAGGCGTCCACCAGGCGATGCGCCAGCGACGGGTCGCCATTGTGATTGAGGCCGATTTCGGCGATGACGCGCATCGGTGCGCCCGGCGCGATCGACTGCCCGGCAATCTCAGCAGGCACGGACATGGCGATCCTCCAGCAAGCGTGCCACCAGGGGCGGCACGTCGGCGAGCGTGCGCGCGACGGCATCGGCCGGCGTCGTCGCGATCGCGGTGGCCCGATCCGGCAGCCAGATCGTACGCAGGCCGAGGGCCGCGGCGCCGGCGATGTCCTTCTGCGGATGGTCGCCCACGAAGACGGCGCGGCCCGCGTCGACGCCGAGGGCGCGGAGAGCCGCGACGAAGCATCCACGGGCGGGCTTGC from Luteitalea sp. TBR-22 includes:
- a CDS encoding response regulator, translated to MKALIVDDQPNVRLLLSRILRRKAGCTVSEATNGLEALDLLGRQQVDFVVLDVMMPLMDGIETLEAIRRTPSLRHLPVIVLSSVRDESKVRQLVRHGISAYLAKPLRPLDVADRIQEILARLKASPGQPSRSLSGVPKGSRVLVVDGDADFRRMVRESLRDYIVVEAAAGAEGLRTCLDQRPSLVIVGQDLGAIATPMLLRKLRSLPELSSVRVVAAVTGDVNQPVVDADAVLQRTFVAESFRQQFARLVVEEPPEQRALASRADLRPQMISATEQVFGMMLGIEVLATPSSQPPAPGDDLVRVALRLDREDCDLEFLICAPRAMSERMTAQYLQAGDVVTDADVSATLGEMATIISSRLQTALRQRGEEVSIGDPVVARIGRDADRDAPGMRVCYATPAQDLRFMTTLRAVPAPRLPSTAQAAPAAAPRTTPMDMPQPLPPPVDAEVLEMLASLQEPGEPDLVVELVSLFLRDTPERLRDLRGRPLEAGPVARVAHSVKGSAGNLGASYLQELASRLEQAGHSGAPAATLATMAEAVCAEFGRVEQHLQGVLRERAGSGTAIGL
- a CDS encoding response regulator: MKALIVDDEPTVRLLLSRILRREVDCAVTEATNGIEALDLLARHHFDFVVIDIMMPIMDGIETLEAIRNTPQLRTLPVMVLSAVRDEAQVRQLVSLGVSAYLTKPLRPSDASARVQRFVASLGASTHAPQQGQGRTLLGLPDGAQILVVDGDADFRHFVRSTLGHQYVIAEAEGGAQGLRACLDGRPAAILLGQNLGAVPAPLFLRKLRSLPTLASVPVVVAGSRGNEAPLADADAIIQRTFVPEAFKKQFARLVTGGSPEQRVLLARPELRPQMISATEQVFGMMLGIEVFADAVEPPPPAAGADHACVVLSLPAEDSDLEFGVATAREMSERMTALFLQGAEVVTDEDVASTLQEVANIISGRLQNALRGRGDEVTIGLPLVSVLAETLAVADTWAGVGFHNAAGDIRFTAYLRPVPRHAPTTAGASAS
- a CDS encoding flagellar motor protein MotB, which encodes MAAQHAPVIIIKKKKGGHGGHHGGAWKVAYADFVTAMMAFFLVMWLVNQSPAVKNAVAGYFQDPGIFEYEHGRSPIAAGAGIVGNGAGSSATPDVAAATAALQRAAERIKENIKAIPGFKNLEDLIEIKVTAEGLRIELQEGGTSTFFDSGSSQVKSETREVLQIIARELAQLPQAIAIEGHTDAQPFGRDHSYTNWELSADRANAARRIMEDAGLPPRHVKAIRGFADTILRTPEEPLNPRNRRVSIVVQNDQVPRIAKAAGQAPVAPEHPSPAAPEAHAAATTAPPQGHASAPAAHPAEATRPGH
- the motA gene encoding flagellar motor stator protein MotA, yielding MLLIVGSLIVLGSVAGGFLMHGGVLGALWQLNEFIIIGGAALGALVIGTPISLIKALLARFGGFFRTPPTKDIYLDLLALQYQLYRLTQQSGVMALEAHVEEPEKSTIFSKFPTFLANHHAVSFLSDSVRVIILGGVTPHDLESLMDEDLEVHHHEALKPAQTLGKVADALPGLGIVAAVLGIVITMQKIGGPPEEIGHSVAAALVGTFLGILASYGFVQPMSVGMEHQVEAEGRYLTCIKAGLLAVYKGFPPAIAVEFARRTLPEDVRPTFTETEQACKGQKADVAAAA
- a CDS encoding HD domain-containing phosphohydrolase, with product MHGSLDASSLLSLVSPPPDSPRASAAADPTGVLTHVQGLLTAAAAAGVAPTSLLLSALARRDRALAARARRTAEWARLLAEAIELDDQATQVAHDVALLADIGALAVVARADNPWLEWQRRRAAHDLLQAVPALAHLAPAALAVSERFDGDGLPLGLHGDEIPLAARIARLVRDFDLASHGWWPGQPAAVGIRACAELVALAGQTVDPALVHSWLRVLDREVAADVA